From Pseudomonas sp. B21-028, one genomic window encodes:
- the tcyJ gene encoding cystine ABC transporter substrate-binding protein — protein sequence MNFSALRRNLLIGSLGLALSAGLLGQAVAGEQLQKIKDAGVINVGLEGTYPPFSFVDADGKLAGFEVEFSEALAKELGVKVKLQATKWDGILAALESKRLDAVINQVTISEERKKKYDFSEPYTVSGIQALVLKKNEEKLNIKAADDLAGKKVGVGLGTNYEQWLKDNVPKADIRTYEDDPTKYQDLRIGRIDAILVDRLAAFELAKKAPDTAVAGDAFSRQEAGVTLRKGEPELLAAVNKAIDKLRADGTLKKLSEKYFNADVTQ from the coding sequence ATGAATTTTTCTGCATTACGTCGCAACCTGTTGATCGGTTCGCTGGGCCTGGCATTGAGCGCCGGCCTGCTGGGGCAAGCAGTTGCTGGTGAGCAGTTGCAAAAAATCAAGGATGCGGGCGTGATCAACGTCGGCCTGGAAGGCACTTATCCACCGTTCAGCTTCGTCGATGCCGACGGCAAGCTCGCCGGTTTCGAAGTGGAGTTTTCCGAAGCCCTGGCCAAGGAGCTGGGCGTGAAGGTGAAACTGCAAGCCACTAAATGGGATGGCATCCTGGCTGCGCTGGAATCCAAGCGCCTGGACGCCGTGATCAACCAGGTCACCATTTCCGAAGAGCGCAAGAAAAAGTACGACTTCTCCGAGCCCTACACCGTCTCCGGTATCCAGGCGCTGGTTCTGAAGAAGAACGAAGAAAAACTCAACATCAAGGCCGCCGACGACCTGGCTGGCAAGAAAGTCGGCGTAGGCCTGGGCACCAACTACGAACAGTGGCTCAAGGACAACGTGCCCAAGGCGGACATCCGTACCTACGAGGATGATCCGACCAAGTATCAGGACCTGCGTATCGGTCGTATCGACGCGATCCTGGTGGACCGCCTCGCTGCCTTCGAACTGGCGAAAAAAGCCCCGGACACCGCGGTTGCCGGCGACGCCTTCTCCCGTCAGGAAGCCGGTGTGACCCTGCGTAAAGGCGAACCCGAGTTGTTGGCGGCGGTAAACAAAGCCATCGATAAGCTGCGCGCCGACGGCACCTTGAAGAAGTTGTCCGAGAAATACTTCAACGCTGACGTCACTCAATAA
- the tcyL gene encoding cystine ABC transporter permease: MEAKLQLVLSSTPFLLQGVYFTVVLSLGGMFFGFLLGFGLALMRLSRFKLVNWFARVYVSFFRGTPLLVQLFMMYYGLPQVGIELDPIPAALIGLSLNMAAYICETLRAAISSIERGQWEAAASIGMTRVQTLRRAILPQAMRTALPPLGNSFTSLVKDTSLAATIQVPELLRQAQLVSARTFEIFAMYLSAALIYWILVSALAHVQNRLEARVNRHEQES; this comes from the coding sequence ATGGAAGCAAAGCTCCAACTCGTCCTCAGTTCCACGCCCTTTTTGCTTCAGGGCGTGTACTTCACGGTCGTCCTGAGCCTGGGCGGCATGTTCTTCGGCTTCCTGCTCGGGTTTGGCCTGGCCTTGATGCGCCTGTCGCGCTTCAAACTGGTGAACTGGTTCGCCCGGGTCTACGTCTCGTTCTTCCGCGGCACGCCGTTGCTGGTCCAATTGTTCATGATGTACTACGGCCTGCCACAGGTGGGCATCGAACTGGACCCGATACCCGCAGCGCTGATCGGCCTCTCGTTGAACATGGCGGCCTACATCTGTGAAACCCTGCGGGCCGCCATCAGCTCCATCGAGCGCGGCCAATGGGAGGCGGCTGCCAGCATCGGCATGACCCGCGTGCAGACATTGCGCCGGGCCATTCTGCCGCAAGCCATGCGCACGGCCCTGCCACCCTTGGGGAACAGCTTCACGTCGCTGGTCAAGGACACCTCGCTGGCAGCCACCATTCAGGTGCCGGAACTGCTCCGCCAGGCGCAGTTGGTTTCCGCGCGGACCTTTGAAATTTTCGCCATGTACCTGTCCGCCGCGTTGATCTACTGGATCCTCGTGAGCGCCCTGGCCCATGTGCAAAACCGTCTGGAAGCGCGGGTCAACCGGCATGAGCAGGAGTCTTGA
- a CDS encoding bifunctional 2-polyprenyl-6-hydroxyphenol methylase/3-demethylubiquinol 3-O-methyltransferase UbiG, whose product MKHSPDDLHAITTTTLGHYDSVAESFREGTRDHDVSQNIDALLRHIHGHAPFHILDFGCGPGRDLRTFTRMGHVAVGLDGSQEFARMARQDSGCEVWQQDFLQLDLPSERFDGIFANAVLFHVPVQELPRVLKQLHATLKPGGVLFSSNPRGENQEGWNGQRFGAYHDLEAWRTLLIAAGFVELEHYYRPTGLPREQQPWLASVWRKS is encoded by the coding sequence ATGAAACACTCCCCCGACGACCTTCACGCCATCACCACCACGACCCTGGGCCATTACGACTCGGTCGCCGAAAGCTTTCGCGAAGGCACTCGCGATCACGACGTCAGCCAGAACATCGACGCGCTGTTGCGGCATATCCACGGCCATGCACCCTTCCACATTCTCGATTTCGGCTGCGGCCCGGGGCGGGACCTGCGGACATTCACCCGCATGGGACACGTTGCGGTGGGCCTCGACGGCTCGCAGGAATTCGCCCGAATGGCTCGCCAGGACAGCGGCTGCGAAGTGTGGCAACAGGATTTCCTGCAACTGGACCTGCCAAGCGAACGCTTCGACGGGATCTTCGCCAACGCGGTGCTGTTTCATGTCCCCGTCCAGGAACTGCCCCGGGTGCTCAAGCAGCTGCATGCCACCCTCAAACCCGGCGGCGTGCTGTTCAGCTCCAATCCCCGGGGCGAGAACCAGGAAGGCTGGAATGGCCAGCGCTTCGGCGCCTACCACGATCTTGAGGCCTGGCGCACGCTGCTCATCGCAGCCGGTTTTGTCGAGCTGGAGCACTACTACCGGCCGACGGGGCTACCCCGGGAGCAGCAGCCATGGTTGGCGAGTGTCTGGCGCAAGTCTTGA
- a CDS encoding transporter substrate-binding domain-containing protein, whose translation MRFLPGLICLLPLLSPLAHAELIDDINDRGELRIALEANAAPFNFKEDGKLTGFEVELGQMLAKELDVRADFVVTDAADLLSGVESGKYDVAINHIAMTPELAERFDTSAAYSRPDAQLLANKDDTPRPLMMAQSFQPEEKRGPAPSLVIPFQKGNPAFKASVDNALARIKDDGRLEQLSQKWLVKQQ comes from the coding sequence ATGCGTTTCCTGCCTGGCCTGATCTGCCTGCTACCCCTTCTGAGCCCCTTGGCCCATGCCGAGCTGATCGACGACATCAACGACCGTGGCGAACTGCGCATCGCCCTCGAAGCCAATGCCGCTCCCTTCAACTTCAAGGAAGACGGCAAGCTCACCGGTTTCGAAGTGGAACTGGGCCAGATGCTGGCCAAGGAACTCGATGTACGCGCCGACTTTGTGGTCACCGATGCCGCGGATCTGCTGAGCGGCGTGGAGAGCGGCAAGTACGACGTCGCCATTAACCACATAGCAATGACCCCGGAACTGGCGGAACGTTTCGACACCAGTGCCGCTTACAGCCGTCCGGATGCGCAACTGCTGGCGAACAAGGACGACACACCACGTCCGCTCATGATGGCGCAGTCCTTCCAGCCGGAAGAAAAGAGGGGCCCGGCGCCGAGCCTGGTGATTCCGTTCCAGAAAGGCAACCCGGCGTTCAAGGCCAGCGTGGACAACGCCCTGGCGCGTATCAAGGATGACGGGAGGTTGGAGCAGTTGTCGCAGAAGTGGTTGGTTAAGCAGCAATGA
- a CDS encoding SdiA-regulated domain-containing protein, with product MAKTQVLPHAKPAHRSRFALPWYVWSLLAVATAYGLAFAMHWDDRGRLWVAEHFQSPAQRQESVWLPDYTAVIDAKPLPGMEKDEASDVTYNPQTKTLFAVMGKHPFLAELSLQGDVLRKMPLVGWSNPEGVSFMENGLLAITDERSHTLSIVHVDADTHELKKNDFPLYDLGPSKNQNKGFEAVAWDPRNQQLVLGEERPPALFTWKSDGSLLLKGDKQIHVSNELDLRNLSALAIDPRTGHMLVLSADSHLLLELDEKGQQVSFMTLLGGFNGLQDTIPRAEGVTMDEAGNVYMVSEPNLFYRFEKQR from the coding sequence ATGGCCAAGACCCAAGTACTGCCCCACGCCAAACCCGCCCACCGCTCCCGCTTTGCCCTGCCCTGGTATGTCTGGTCGCTGCTGGCAGTGGCCACCGCCTATGGGTTGGCGTTTGCGATGCACTGGGATGACCGCGGCCGGCTCTGGGTTGCGGAGCACTTTCAAAGCCCCGCTCAGCGCCAGGAAAGCGTCTGGCTGCCGGACTACACAGCCGTGATCGATGCCAAGCCGCTCCCGGGCATGGAGAAGGATGAAGCGTCCGATGTGACCTACAACCCACAGACCAAGACCCTGTTTGCCGTCATGGGCAAGCATCCGTTCCTGGCGGAGTTGAGTTTGCAGGGGGACGTGTTGCGCAAGATGCCTTTAGTGGGCTGGAGCAATCCTGAAGGGGTGTCTTTCATGGAGAACGGACTGCTGGCCATTACCGATGAGCGAAGCCACACACTGTCGATCGTCCACGTCGATGCCGATACGCACGAACTGAAAAAGAACGATTTCCCTCTCTACGATCTTGGCCCTTCAAAGAACCAGAACAAGGGGTTCGAAGCGGTTGCCTGGGACCCGCGCAACCAGCAACTGGTGCTGGGCGAGGAACGTCCGCCAGCGCTGTTCACCTGGAAAAGCGATGGCAGCCTGTTGCTCAAGGGTGACAAACAGATCCATGTCAGCAATGAACTGGACCTGCGCAACCTCTCGGCCCTGGCGATAGATCCTCGAACCGGTCACATGCTGGTGCTTTCGGCCGATTCACATCTTTTGCTGGAACTTGATGAAAAAGGCCAGCAGGTCAGTTTCATGACCTTGCTGGGCGGCTTCAACGGGTTGCAGGACACCATCCCTCGCGCCGAAGGTGTCACCATGGATGAAGCCGGCAATGTGTACATGGTCAGCGAGCCGAACCTGTTCTATCGTTTCGAGAAACAACGCTGA
- a CDS encoding DUF4399 domain-containing protein, producing MKSFMSRAVLAGLLLGTSMLATATPAPKDAKVFFVSPADGATVSQEFKVKFGVEGIALAPAGDTTKNTGHHHLLIDVDKLPAAGAVIPADANHMHFGKAQTEATIKLAPGKHTLQLELGDFSHVPFDPPIVSEKITVNVK from the coding sequence ATGAAAAGCTTTATGTCACGCGCAGTTTTAGCAGGGCTGTTGCTGGGAACCTCGATGCTGGCGACAGCAACCCCCGCGCCTAAAGACGCGAAGGTATTTTTCGTGTCCCCGGCGGATGGCGCCACCGTTTCCCAGGAATTCAAGGTCAAGTTCGGCGTCGAGGGCATTGCGCTGGCGCCGGCGGGTGATACGACCAAGAACACCGGACATCATCACCTGCTGATCGACGTCGACAAACTGCCTGCCGCCGGCGCGGTGATTCCAGCCGACGCCAACCACATGCACTTCGGCAAGGCGCAGACCGAAGCCACCATCAAACTGGCACCGGGCAAGCATACCTTGCAGCTGGAACTGGGCGACTTCAGCCATGTACCGTTCGACCCGCCGATTGTCTCCGAAAAGATCACCGTAAACGTGAAATAA
- a CDS encoding D-cysteine desulfhydrase encodes MIKQQLSRFNRLDLLGHPTPLEKLERLSTWLGRDLYIKRDDLTPLALGGNKLRKLEYLAADALAQGADTLITAGAIQSNHVRQTAALAARLGLGCVALLENPIGTDDANYLGNGNQLLLELFDAKVELVENLDNADEQLQALAARLRNNGKKPYLVPIGGSNALGALGYVRAGLELAEQIKDTGLDFAAVVLASGSAGTHSGLALALSETLPQLPVIGVTVSRSEEDQFPKVQGLAERVAQLLEVALPEAFKVNLWDEYFAPRYGEPNAGTLAAVKLLASLEGLLLDPVYTGKAMAGLLDGIGRDRFDEGPLIFLHTGGAPALFAYDTAF; translated from the coding sequence ATGATCAAACAACAGCTGTCCCGCTTTAACCGCCTCGACCTGCTCGGCCATCCGACACCGCTGGAAAAACTCGAACGCCTCTCCACCTGGCTCGGTCGCGACCTTTACATCAAGCGCGACGACCTGACGCCCCTGGCCCTGGGTGGCAACAAGCTGCGCAAGCTCGAATACCTCGCCGCCGACGCCTTGGCCCAAGGAGCCGACACGCTGATTACCGCCGGCGCGATCCAGTCCAACCATGTGCGCCAGACCGCTGCACTGGCCGCGAGGCTGGGCCTGGGTTGCGTGGCATTGCTGGAGAACCCCATCGGCACCGATGACGCCAACTATCTGGGCAATGGCAACCAATTACTGCTGGAGCTGTTCGACGCCAAGGTTGAACTGGTCGAAAACCTGGATAACGCCGACGAGCAACTGCAGGCCCTGGCTGCGCGGCTGCGCAACAACGGCAAAAAGCCGTACCTGGTGCCGATCGGTGGCTCAAACGCCTTGGGCGCATTGGGGTACGTGCGCGCCGGCCTGGAGCTGGCCGAGCAGATCAAGGACACCGGCCTGGATTTCGCCGCCGTGGTGCTGGCCTCGGGCAGCGCCGGCACCCACAGCGGCCTGGCCCTGGCCTTGAGTGAAACCCTGCCGCAACTTCCAGTGATTGGCGTAACGGTTTCGCGCAGCGAGGAAGACCAGTTTCCGAAGGTCCAGGGGCTTGCCGAGCGTGTCGCCCAATTGCTTGAAGTGGCGCTTCCGGAGGCCTTCAAGGTGAACCTGTGGGATGAGTATTTCGCCCCGCGCTACGGCGAGCCGAACGCCGGTACCCTGGCAGCGGTCAAGTTGCTGGCCAGTCTTGAAGGCCTGTTGCTGGATCCGGTCTACACCGGCAAGGCCATGGCCGGCCTGCTCGATGGCATCGGCCGCGACCGTTTTGACGAGGGTCCGCTCATCTTCCTGCACACCGGCGGGGCTCCGGCGCTGTTTGCCTACGACACCGCGTTCTGA
- the serA gene encoding phosphoglycerate dehydrogenase, with protein MSKTSLDKSKIRFLLLEGVHQSAVDILKSAGYTSIEYITSSLPEAQLKEKIADAHFIGIRSRTQLTEEIFDHAKKLVAVGCFCIGTNQVNLDAARERGIAVFNAPYSNTRSVAELVLAEAILLLRGIPEKNASCHRGGWIKSAANSFEIRGKKLGIVGYGSIGTQLSVLAEGLGMQVFFYDTVTKLPLGNATQVNDLHELLGMSDIVTLHVPETAATQWMIGEKEIRAIKKGGILINAARGTVVKLDALADAIKDKHLIGAAIDVFPVEPRSNDDIFESPLRGLDNVILTPHIGGSTAEAQANIGLEVAEKLVKYSDNGTSVSSVNFPEVALPAHPGKHRLLHIHENIPGVMSEINKVFAENGINISGQFLQTNDKVGYVVIDVDAEYSDLAQEKLQHIKGTIRSRVLF; from the coding sequence ATGAGCAAGACTTCTCTCGATAAGAGCAAGATCAGGTTCCTTCTCCTCGAAGGCGTCCACCAATCGGCTGTCGACATCCTCAAGTCGGCGGGCTATACCAGTATCGAGTACATCACCAGTTCTCTGCCGGAAGCCCAGCTCAAGGAAAAGATCGCCGATGCTCATTTCATCGGCATTCGCTCCCGCACTCAATTGACCGAAGAGATCTTTGACCACGCCAAGAAACTGGTGGCGGTCGGCTGCTTCTGCATCGGCACCAACCAGGTTAACCTCGACGCGGCTCGCGAGCGCGGCATCGCGGTGTTCAACGCGCCGTACTCCAACACCCGTTCCGTTGCCGAGCTGGTGCTGGCCGAAGCGATCCTGCTGCTGCGCGGCATCCCCGAGAAAAACGCTTCCTGCCACCGTGGCGGCTGGATCAAGAGCGCGGCCAACTCCTTCGAAATCCGCGGCAAGAAACTGGGTATCGTCGGCTATGGCTCGATCGGCACCCAGTTGTCGGTCCTGGCCGAAGGCTTAGGGATGCAGGTGTTCTTCTACGACACCGTGACCAAACTGCCCTTGGGCAATGCTACCCAGGTCAACGATCTGCATGAGCTGCTGGGCATGTCCGATATCGTGACCCTGCACGTGCCGGAAACCGCGGCGACCCAGTGGATGATCGGCGAGAAGGAAATCCGCGCCATCAAGAAAGGCGGGATCCTGATCAACGCCGCCCGCGGTACTGTGGTCAAGCTCGACGCCCTGGCCGACGCGATCAAGGACAAACACCTGATCGGCGCTGCCATCGACGTGTTCCCGGTGGAGCCGCGCTCCAACGACGATATCTTCGAAAGCCCGCTGCGTGGCCTGGACAACGTGATCCTGACCCCGCACATCGGCGGTTCCACCGCTGAAGCCCAGGCCAACATCGGCCTGGAAGTGGCGGAAAAGCTGGTCAAGTACAGCGACAACGGTACCTCGGTATCGTCCGTGAACTTCCCGGAAGTGGCGCTGCCGGCGCACCCTGGCAAGCACCGCTTGCTGCACATCCACGAAAACATCCCGGGTGTGATGAGCGAGATCAACAAGGTCTTCGCGGAAAACGGCATCAACATTTCCGGTCAGTTCCTGCAGACCAACGACAAAGTCGGCTACGTCGTGATCGATGTCGACGCCGAATACTCGGACCTGGCGCAAGAGAAGCTGCAGCACATCAAGGGCACCATCCGGTCCCGCGTGTTGTTCTGA
- a CDS encoding fumarylacetoacetate hydrolase family protein: MSYQHQYVDGTRIHFPVGKVVCIGRNYAEHAKELDNPVPTEPLLFIKPGSCVVPLEDSFSIPVERGAVHYEAEIAVLIGKPLSTRPSVEEVLDAISGFAPALDLTLRDKQAELKAKGLPWEVAKSFDGAAVIAPFVSNATFADLADIPVRLTINGEVRQDGNSSLMLNPIVPMIQYMAGCFSLQAGDVILTGTPAGVGPLNVGDELVLELPGASRFESSVC; encoded by the coding sequence ATGAGCTATCAGCACCAGTATGTCGACGGTACCCGCATCCACTTTCCGGTTGGAAAAGTGGTGTGCATTGGCCGTAATTACGCCGAGCATGCAAAGGAACTGGATAACCCGGTGCCCACCGAACCCTTGCTGTTCATCAAGCCCGGCAGTTGCGTGGTACCGCTGGAAGACAGCTTCAGCATTCCCGTCGAGCGGGGCGCGGTGCATTACGAAGCGGAAATTGCCGTGCTGATCGGCAAGCCGCTGTCGACCCGGCCAAGCGTCGAAGAAGTCCTCGATGCCATCTCCGGATTTGCCCCGGCCCTGGACCTGACCCTTCGGGACAAGCAGGCCGAACTCAAGGCCAAGGGCCTGCCGTGGGAAGTTGCCAAGTCATTCGACGGCGCGGCGGTGATCGCACCCTTCGTATCGAACGCCACCTTTGCCGATCTGGCTGACATTCCCGTTCGCCTGACCATCAACGGTGAAGTGCGCCAGGACGGCAACAGCAGCCTGATGCTCAATCCCATCGTGCCGATGATCCAGTACATGGCCGGCTGCTTCTCGCTGCAGGCCGGCGACGTGATCCTCACTGGCACCCCGGCGGGCGTCGGGCCGCTGAATGTGGGGGATGAGCTGGTGCTGGAACTGCCGGGGGCAAGCCGTTTCGAAAGCAGCGTTTGCTGA
- the tcyN gene encoding L-cystine ABC transporter ATP-binding protein TcyN: MIVVEKLTKQFKGQTVLNGIDLQVEEGEVVAIIGPSGSGKTTFLRCLNFLEEPSSGRIKVGDIEIDGSRPLNQQQGLVRRLRQQVGFVFQNFNLFPHRTALENVIEGPLVVKKTPRADAETLGRKLLAKVGLAGKEDAYPRRLSGGQQQRVAIARALAMEPQVILFDEPTSALDPELVGEVLATIRGLAEEKRTMVIVTHEMSFARDVANRVVFFDKGVIVEQGEAKAMFAAPREERTRQFLSKFLSAGHGVQ; encoded by the coding sequence ATGATCGTGGTTGAAAAGCTGACCAAACAATTCAAGGGTCAGACGGTGCTCAACGGTATCGACCTGCAGGTCGAGGAAGGCGAAGTCGTTGCCATCATCGGTCCCAGCGGTTCGGGCAAGACCACCTTCCTGCGCTGCCTGAACTTCCTCGAAGAACCCAGCAGCGGCCGGATCAAGGTCGGCGACATCGAAATCGACGGCAGCCGCCCGCTGAACCAGCAACAGGGCCTGGTGCGTCGTCTGCGCCAGCAGGTGGGTTTTGTGTTCCAGAACTTCAATCTGTTTCCCCATCGCACGGCCTTGGAGAATGTCATCGAGGGTCCGCTGGTGGTGAAGAAGACCCCACGTGCCGATGCCGAGACCCTGGGCCGCAAGCTGTTGGCCAAGGTCGGCCTGGCCGGCAAGGAGGACGCCTATCCACGGCGCCTCTCCGGCGGCCAGCAACAACGGGTGGCGATTGCCCGGGCATTGGCGATGGAACCGCAGGTGATCCTGTTCGACGAACCGACCTCTGCGCTGGACCCGGAACTGGTCGGAGAAGTCCTGGCGACCATTCGCGGCCTGGCCGAAGAAAAACGCACCATGGTCATCGTGACCCATGAAATGAGCTTTGCCCGTGACGTGGCGAACCGCGTGGTGTTTTTCGACAAGGGCGTGATCGTCGAACAAGGTGAAGCCAAGGCAATGTTCGCCGCGCCCCGGGAAGAACGCACCCGGCAGTTTCTCAGCAAGTTTCTCTCCGCCGGTCACGGTGTGCAGTAA
- a CDS encoding SdiA-regulated domain-containing protein, whose amino-acid sequence MRRLARPKPLILMLLAIALIVLIAAGQYLRLFERAWFNLGTLWQPVNEQAIALDQYRVTTEALVIEGLDDVSALTFDPVRKSLFTVTNKNAELIELSLDGKILRRVALVGFGDPEAVEFISEDIYVISDERQQRLIKIHLEEDTRFLDAADAEQMILGMHMSKNKGFEGLAYDSVGKRLFVAKERDPMLIYEVLGFPHHNSEKSYAVHVINNPKRDAGLFVRDLSSLQYDERSGHLLALSDESRLIIELDIDGKPLSTLSLSKGRQGLQKDVPQAEGIAMDDDGILYLVSEPNLFYVFKKPQP is encoded by the coding sequence ATGCGTCGACTTGCCCGCCCCAAACCCTTGATCCTGATGTTGCTGGCCATCGCCTTGATCGTCCTGATCGCGGCGGGTCAGTACCTGCGCCTGTTCGAACGGGCCTGGTTCAACCTCGGTACTCTCTGGCAACCTGTCAACGAGCAGGCCATCGCCCTGGACCAGTACCGGGTCACGACGGAGGCCCTGGTGATCGAAGGTCTCGACGACGTGTCGGCACTGACGTTCGATCCAGTACGCAAGAGCCTGTTCACTGTCACCAACAAGAATGCCGAACTGATCGAACTGTCACTGGACGGTAAAATCCTGCGCCGCGTGGCACTGGTCGGCTTCGGTGATCCGGAAGCGGTGGAGTTCATCAGCGAAGACATCTACGTCATCAGTGACGAGCGCCAGCAGCGGCTGATCAAGATTCACCTGGAAGAAGACACCCGTTTTCTCGACGCGGCCGACGCCGAACAAATGATCCTCGGCATGCACATGAGCAAGAACAAGGGATTCGAAGGACTGGCCTACGACTCAGTGGGCAAGCGGCTGTTCGTAGCGAAGGAACGCGACCCGATGCTGATTTATGAAGTGCTGGGCTTTCCCCATCACAATTCGGAAAAGTCTTACGCAGTCCACGTCATCAACAACCCCAAGCGCGATGCCGGACTGTTCGTGCGGGACCTGTCGAGCCTGCAATACGATGAGCGCAGCGGCCATCTACTGGCATTGTCCGATGAGTCACGGTTGATCATCGAGCTGGATATCGACGGGAAGCCCCTGAGCACCCTGTCGCTGAGCAAAGGTCGCCAGGGATTGCAAAAAGATGTCCCCCAGGCGGAAGGTATCGCCATGGACGATGACGGCATCCTGTATCTGGTGAGCGAGCCGAATCTGTTCTACGTGTTCAAGAAACCACAGCCCTGA
- a CDS encoding FAD-binding oxidoreductase, with product MTNPALIEELKSLVESGKVLTDADSLQAYGKDWTRHFAPAPSAIVFPKTIEQVQAIVRWANAHKVALVPSGGRTGLSAAAVAANGEVVVSFDYMNQILEVNLTDRTAVCQPGVITEQLQNKAEEHGLYYPVDFASAGSSQIGGNIGTNAGGIKVIRYGMTRNWVAGMKVVTGKGDLLELNKDLIKNATGYDLRQLFIGAEGTLGFVVEATMRLDRAPKNLTAMVLGTPDFDSIMPVLHAFQGKLDLTAFEFFSDKALARIMGRGDVPAPFETDCPFYALLEFEATTEDVANHALETFEHCMEQGWVLDGVMSQSETQLRNLWKLREYISETISHWTPYKNDISVTVSKVPDFLKEIDAIVGKHYPDFEVVWYGHIGDGNLHLNILKPDNLGKDEFFAKCATVNKWVFEIVEKYNGSISAEHGVGMTKRDYLTYSRSPVEIEYMKAIKAAFDPNGIMNPGKIFAV from the coding sequence ATGACCAATCCTGCCCTGATAGAAGAACTCAAGTCCCTGGTCGAGTCTGGCAAGGTCCTGACCGATGCCGACTCCCTGCAAGCCTATGGCAAGGATTGGACCCGGCACTTCGCCCCGGCGCCGAGTGCCATCGTTTTTCCCAAGACCATCGAACAGGTCCAGGCCATCGTACGCTGGGCCAATGCACACAAGGTTGCCCTGGTGCCATCGGGCGGGCGCACCGGGCTTTCCGCCGCAGCCGTGGCGGCCAACGGCGAAGTGGTCGTGTCATTCGACTACATGAACCAGATTCTCGAGGTGAACCTCACCGACCGCACCGCCGTCTGCCAGCCGGGCGTGATCACCGAGCAATTGCAGAACAAGGCTGAAGAGCATGGGCTGTATTACCCGGTGGACTTCGCTTCGGCCGGTTCCAGCCAGATAGGCGGCAATATCGGCACCAACGCCGGCGGGATCAAGGTGATTCGCTATGGCATGACCCGCAACTGGGTAGCCGGGATGAAAGTCGTCACCGGTAAGGGCGATCTGCTGGAACTGAACAAGGACCTGATCAAGAATGCCACCGGCTATGACCTGCGGCAGCTGTTCATCGGCGCCGAAGGCACCCTCGGTTTCGTGGTCGAGGCCACCATGCGCCTGGATCGGGCGCCGAAGAACCTCACCGCGATGGTGCTCGGCACGCCGGACTTCGACTCGATCATGCCGGTGCTCCACGCCTTCCAGGGCAAGCTCGACCTGACGGCCTTCGAGTTTTTCTCCGACAAGGCCCTGGCCAGGATCATGGGCCGTGGCGACGTACCGGCACCGTTCGAAACCGACTGCCCGTTCTACGCCCTGCTGGAGTTCGAAGCCACTACCGAAGACGTTGCCAATCACGCCCTGGAAACTTTCGAACACTGCATGGAGCAAGGCTGGGTGCTGGATGGCGTGATGAGCCAGAGCGAAACCCAACTGCGGAATCTGTGGAAACTGCGTGAGTACATCTCGGAAACGATCTCCCACTGGACGCCGTACAAGAACGACATCTCGGTAACCGTCTCGAAAGTCCCGGATTTTCTCAAGGAAATAGACGCGATCGTCGGCAAACATTACCCGGATTTCGAAGTCGTCTGGTACGGCCACATCGGCGATGGCAACCTGCACCTGAATATCCTCAAGCCGGACAACCTGGGCAAGGACGAATTCTTCGCCAAATGTGCGACAGTGAACAAATGGGTTTTCGAAATCGTCGAGAAGTACAACGGCTCGATTTCGGCGGAACACGGCGTGGGCATGACCAAGCGCGACTACCTGACTTATAGTCGCTCGCCGGTGGAAATCGAATACATGAAAGCCATCAAGGCTGCATTCGACCCGAACGGCATCATGAACCCGGGCAAGATTTTCGCGGTGTGA